In Crassostrea angulata isolate pt1a10 chromosome 4, ASM2561291v2, whole genome shotgun sequence, one genomic interval encodes:
- the LOC128181556 gene encoding uncharacterized protein LOC128181556: MERFPPYKVLQLESSFHKSPYPSHTEIQGLSDTLNEKTQRIKTWFRNRRTKAKRILGQMSQQTGNRVHFQIKKGKYVWKARPSSTSSVTNPNLSSSRGKISANKILHAVCQSPSSQSESPPHNSFQNQAIRSNKSTRDVNHMQRAGSGIEGKVRPPLVAIEPPQPSAETGGRHDEIVDPEYWEMMKEIGLQ; encoded by the exons ATGG AGAGGTTCCCGCCGTACAAGGTTCTTCAGCTGGAGAGTTCCTTCCACAAATCACCCTATCCCTCTCACACTGAAATCCAAGGCTTGTCGGACACCTTGAATGAAAAAACTCAGCGAATCAAG ACCTGGTTTCGCAACAGACGAACAAAGGCCAAGAGAATCCTGGGACAAATGTCGCAACAGACAGGAAATCGAGTCCATTTCCAGATAAAGAAGGGGAAGTATGTGTGGAAAGCCCGTCCATCATCTACGTCATCCGTCACCAATCCCAATCTTTCGTCATCGCGCGGGAAAATCTCCGCCAATAAAATATTACACGCTGTGTGTCAAAGTCCATCCAGCCAATCAGAATCACCGCCACATAACTCATTCCAAAACCAAGCGATCCGTTCCAATAAATCGACGCGTGATGTCAACCACATGCAGCGAGCGGGCAGTGGTATTGAGGGCAAGGTTAGGCCACCACTGGTAGCCATTGAACCACCGCAACCATCTGCAGAAACAGGCGGCCGTCACGACGAAATAGTAGACCCCGAATACTGGGAGATGATGAAAGAAATCGGTTTGCAGTAG